A genomic segment from Saprospiraceae bacterium encodes:
- a CDS encoding TrkA family potassium uptake protein — MKYIIVGLGNFGASLGKKLTAQGNEVIGIDIKMSKVDLFKEKISHTICMDALDEFTVSGLPLQDTDAVIIAIGEDQGANVMATALFKNFQVKRLISRAINPLHERVLEAIGVDEIVHPEEETAERWAKKLCLKYVVDSFELSDDYSIIEIKVPSQFVGKTIIEIGLKSNYNLLALTTIKKIEVKSILGKHRTENRVQGVASPETILEKDNILVLYGANKDLQNFINQ, encoded by the coding sequence ATGAAATATATCATTGTAGGGTTGGGGAACTTCGGAGCCTCACTTGGCAAAAAACTCACAGCACAAGGAAACGAGGTTATCGGGATTGATATCAAAATGTCAAAAGTTGATTTGTTCAAAGAAAAAATATCACATACCATATGTATGGATGCTTTGGATGAATTTACGGTTTCAGGTTTGCCATTACAAGATACAGATGCAGTAATTATTGCGATTGGGGAGGACCAAGGCGCCAACGTCATGGCAACGGCTTTATTCAAAAATTTTCAAGTAAAGCGGTTAATCAGCAGGGCTATCAATCCGCTTCATGAACGGGTATTAGAAGCCATTGGCGTAGATGAAATCGTACATCCAGAAGAAGAAACAGCCGAACGTTGGGCCAAAAAACTTTGCTTGAAATATGTGGTCGATTCTTTTGAGCTGAGCGATGATTACAGCATTATAGAAATCAAAGTGCCTAGCCAATTTGTTGGTAAAACGATAATAGAAATTGGATTAAAGTCGAATTATAACCTATTAGCACTTACAACGATTAAAAAAATAGAAGTCAAAAGTATATTGGGCAAGCACAGAACTGAAAATAGGGTTCAAGGTGTCGCTTCACCTGAAACGATCCTTGAAAAAGATAATATTCTTGTTCTTTATGGTGCTAACAAGGATTTACAAAATTTTATTAATCAATAG
- a CDS encoding UPF0158 family protein: protein MKLSEHQIKEIAELLDSGMICYIHKETGEIKSIIDPDDIYGDTEFWEEELEEIEQNIEKYLKIEKMPPEKSFRIMEEFTAEVSDRDVRARLEYALNSSKPFRNFKYEVSYNEIIRQSWFKFKSRKYEEWVKNYLNGK, encoded by the coding sequence ATGAAACTATCAGAACATCAAATCAAGGAAATAGCAGAACTTTTAGATAGTGGAATGATATGTTATATCCACAAGGAAACAGGAGAAATCAAGTCAATAATTGATCCGGATGACATTTATGGTGATACCGAATTTTGGGAAGAAGAGTTGGAAGAGATTGAGCAGAATATTGAGAAGTACCTGAAGATTGAAAAAATGCCACCAGAAAAGTCTTTTAGGATAATGGAAGAGTTTACGGCTGAAGTATCAGATAGAGATGTAAGAGCTAGGTTAGAATACGCCTTAAATAGTAGCAAACCATTTAGAAACTTTAAATATGAAGTTAGTTACAATGAAATTATTCGTCAAAGCTGGTTTAAATTTAAATCGAGGAAATATGAAGAATGGGTTAAAAATTATCTAAATGGTAAATAA
- a CDS encoding type II toxin-antitoxin system Phd/YefM family antitoxin, protein MKAITITSLRSKMKYYFDLVSKSMDVIIIPRNNNDDDAIVIMSIREYNSLKETEYLLSSAKNRQRLEASINQLKEGKTRIYTIDE, encoded by the coding sequence ATGAAAGCAATAACAATAACCTCCTTAAGATCAAAGATGAAATATTACTTTGATTTGGTAAGTAAATCGATGGATGTGATAATAATACCAAGAAATAATAATGATGATGATGCCATAGTAATCATGTCGATACGAGAATATAATTCGCTGAAGGAAACTGAATATTTATTATCAAGTGCAAAAAACAGACAAAGACTTGAAGCATCAATAAATCAGTTAAAAGAAGGAAAAACAAGGATTTATACAATAGACGAGTAG
- the arr gene encoding NAD(+)--rifampin ADP-ribosyltransferase, whose translation MDKREDSYNTNGQIPTPFAQTYFHGTKADLKIGDLIEVGFISNFGQRKKAKFIFLTATLDAAIWGAELSLGNERERIYLVEPTGAIEDDPDLTDKKFPGNPTKSYRSTQPFRVVGEVTVWKGHSAAQVKAMKDGLAKLKEQGIHSLND comes from the coding sequence ATGGATAAAAGAGAAGACTCCTATAATACTAATGGCCAAATTCCAACGCCATTTGCCCAGACTTACTTTCATGGCACAAAAGCTGATCTAAAAATTGGAGACTTAATCGAAGTTGGTTTCATCAGTAACTTTGGACAAAGAAAAAAAGCAAAATTCATTTTCTTAACAGCAACATTAGATGCCGCTATCTGGGGGGCTGAACTCTCCCTGGGAAATGAAAGAGAACGAATTTATTTAGTAGAACCAACAGGGGCAATTGAGGATGACCCCGATTTAACAGATAAAAAATTCCCGGGTAATCCAACAAAATCGTACCGTTCAACCCAGCCTTTTAGGGTCGTCGGAGAAGTTACTGTTTGGAAAGGACACTCAGCAGCGCAAGTTAAGGCAATGAAAGATGGATTAGCGAAGCTTAAAGAGCAAGGTATTCATTCCTTAAACGACTAA
- a CDS encoding potassium transporter TrkG codes for MKFEIKQLYRAALWVSILGIGVFVIDFGFNQPDFIQQILDGFYFLVIAIGLISTFTRYFANRKLFLRRVFAFDFLSVVYTLYIFYMYLFVGEAFKTDLILENPIWVIFAVILTFFREFFEIKLDFNRTYLNPAQLFIFSFLVIILLGALMLMLPNATNDSLSFLDALFTSTSAVCVTGLIVVDTATYFTTFGQFIILCLIQIGGLGILTFASYFSYFFKGASTYENQLTLSELTNSRKIGEVFSVLKYIILITFIVEGISAVLIFSTLSNADFGSYKAQLFFSVFHAISAFCNAGFSTLSNSIYEEGFRFNYGLQIVIMLTFVLGGLGFPIVVNILAYLRYQFVQLFFKKRENKKHRPWVLNINSRITLATTILLTSFAFVLFFMLEYNHTLADHSLFGKIVTALFGAATPRTAGFNSVDLTAMTFPTIMITFLLMWIGASPASTGGGIKTSTFAIAALNILSLARGKSKIEIFRREIADISIKRAFATISLSLIVIGVGIMFITIFDPEKGLLNIGFECFSAYSTVGLSLGITGSLSVGSKVVLIVIMFVGRVSMLSIVIALIKKVKHENYHYPTEEITIN; via the coding sequence ATGAAATTTGAAATAAAACAGCTTTATCGAGCAGCGTTATGGGTTAGCATATTGGGAATAGGTGTCTTTGTCATAGATTTTGGGTTTAATCAACCCGATTTTATCCAACAAATATTGGACGGATTTTACTTTTTGGTCATTGCGATAGGGCTTATTTCTACTTTTACACGCTATTTTGCAAACAGGAAGTTATTCCTCAGAAGGGTTTTTGCTTTTGATTTTTTGTCTGTGGTTTATACCCTGTATATTTTTTATATGTACCTCTTTGTAGGTGAAGCGTTCAAGACAGATTTAATTCTCGAAAATCCTATTTGGGTCATTTTTGCCGTAATTCTTACTTTTTTCCGTGAATTTTTTGAAATCAAACTAGACTTTAATCGTACTTATCTCAATCCAGCCCAGCTTTTTATTTTTAGTTTTTTAGTTATTATACTTTTGGGTGCATTAATGTTGATGCTGCCGAATGCAACGAATGATAGCTTATCTTTTTTAGATGCTTTGTTTACATCCACAAGTGCGGTTTGCGTCACGGGGCTGATCGTGGTGGATACCGCTACTTATTTCACCACTTTTGGGCAATTTATCATTTTGTGTTTAATACAGATTGGTGGTTTGGGGATCTTGACATTTGCGAGCTATTTCAGCTATTTTTTTAAAGGGGCAAGCACTTATGAAAATCAATTGACTTTGAGCGAGTTGACCAATTCCCGGAAAATCGGTGAAGTATTCAGTGTCTTAAAATACATCATACTCATTACATTTATCGTGGAAGGTATTTCGGCTGTTTTGATATTTTCAACCTTGAGTAATGCTGATTTTGGTTCGTATAAAGCGCAATTATTTTTTTCTGTTTTTCACGCAATTTCTGCATTTTGTAATGCAGGATTTTCGACTTTGAGTAATAGTATTTATGAAGAGGGGTTTAGGTTTAATTATGGGTTACAAATAGTGATAATGCTGACGTTTGTATTAGGTGGATTAGGCTTTCCTATTGTAGTCAATATTTTGGCGTATTTGAGATACCAATTTGTTCAACTTTTTTTTAAAAAAAGGGAAAATAAAAAACATCGCCCCTGGGTACTTAATATCAATAGCCGAATCACCTTGGCTACTACGATTTTATTGACATCGTTTGCTTTTGTACTGTTTTTTATGTTAGAATACAATCATACCCTTGCCGATCATTCCTTGTTTGGCAAAATCGTTACCGCGCTTTTTGGGGCAGCTACACCTCGAACGGCAGGCTTCAACTCGGTAGATTTGACGGCTATGACTTTTCCGACTATAATGATCACTTTTCTTTTGATGTGGATAGGGGCATCACCTGCTTCTACAGGTGGTGGTATCAAAACAAGTACTTTCGCTATTGCGGCCTTGAATATTTTGAGTTTGGCAAGGGGAAAATCCAAAATTGAGATTTTTAGGAGAGAAATTGCAGATATATCCATAAAAAGGGCATTTGCAACTATTTCGCTTTCCTTGATTGTAATAGGGGTGGGCATTATGTTTATTACTATTTTTGACCCTGAGAAGGGATTGTTGAATATAGGGTTTGAATGTTTTTCTGCCTATAGTACAGTAGGATTAAGTTTGGGGATAACGGGCAGTTTGAGTGTGGGAAGTAAAGTCGTACTTATTGTCATTATGTTTGTAGGTAGAGTGAGTATGCTCTCAATTGTCATTGCATTGATCAAAAAAGTAAAACATGAAAATTACCATTATCCCACCGAAGAGATAACGATTAACTAA
- a CDS encoding VCBS repeat-containing protein: MRRFYKLGIILSLICGSCQKDFDMTTNDGKLFSLIPSSHSNIDFQNNVVQTRENNHIINVEFITGGGVAVGDINNDGLPDLFFTGNQSADRLYLNLGNFEFKDISKSAGITQDKLWSSGVTFVDIDRDGDQDIYVCRNVYLEDEHSANQLYLNNGDLTFTESARSFGLADQGFSIQAIFCDFDKDGLVDMYLVNQPPSIPGVGGQLDKSMASNRLFSDKLYKNTGNGKFIDITDSAKLRNFAFGLSASVGDFNNDSWMDIYVTNDFDVPDHVYINQKDGTFIDQVYETTKHISNFSMGSDVADYDNDGFLDVLVVDMVAEDHKRIKTHMGAMKPEAFWNQVKTGGHYQYMFNTLQRNNGNGTFSDLAQLAGVSNTDWSWAPLFADFDNDGYKDIFVSNGVKNNSRYSDLQAKYDHLLDSLNRVAQKLGKAPEEVIDVMEFVKLAPSDKLANYIYKNNGDYTFKKMVDEWGLDLPTLSNGAAYADLDMDGDLDLVINNMDEKALLYKNNAVENREGNYLRFKLNTSNNESSYGTTVTLYRDNKFWQLIQVSNARGFMSKSEDIVHFGLGAATTVEKAVIKWQDGTVSTLENITANQLLEVNQSEAKPDQATANNTSEVIFKQVSDVVTLDKTLHKENEYDDYAREVLLPHKMSQFGPCIGVGDVNGDQREDFFIGGAAGFSGTLYLQNSKGGFDPIENGAWSEDRACEDMGIAFFDADGDKDLDLFVVSGGNEFEVDDPALQDRLYLNNGKGKFVKSLNALPAYLSSGSCVKPNDFDKDGDIDLFVGGRLIPGRYPNPANSYLLENQGGKFVDVTTAKAPGLSQLGMVTAACWVDQNGDGMDDLAIVGEWMPVTLFSQSAGGTFDKEAIEGLEESNGWYYAISADDMDGDGDQDLVVGNLGLNYKYKASPEEPFEVYSYDFDDNGSLDIVLSYYEHGTPFPVRGKDCSTQQIPSLSKEFDSYEKFGESNLLDIYGTTLNTALNLQAKTFASAYVENLGNGRFDFKPLPNLAQVSSINNILIKDYDLDGNKDLLISGNLYQSEIETPRNDAGVGLLLKGNGKGEFVPAPLAESGFFAPNDAKDMKSIKVGKREIILVANNSHVLQTIEYR; this comes from the coding sequence ATGCGTAGATTTTATAAACTAGGAATCATTTTATCGCTGATCTGTGGAAGCTGTCAAAAGGATTTTGATATGACCACAAATGATGGCAAACTATTTTCGCTCATACCAAGTAGTCATTCTAACATAGATTTTCAAAACAATGTGGTACAGACTCGCGAAAACAACCATATCATCAACGTTGAGTTCATTACTGGTGGTGGAGTGGCTGTTGGTGATATCAATAACGATGGCTTACCTGATCTATTTTTTACCGGAAACCAGTCAGCAGACCGGCTGTATTTAAACCTGGGAAATTTTGAATTTAAGGACATTTCCAAAAGCGCTGGCATTACGCAGGATAAACTGTGGTCAAGCGGCGTTACGTTTGTAGACATTGATAGGGATGGGGACCAAGACATTTATGTTTGTCGCAATGTATACCTGGAGGATGAGCACAGCGCTAATCAACTTTATCTGAACAATGGTGACCTTACTTTTACTGAAAGTGCTCGATCTTTTGGACTAGCTGACCAGGGTTTTTCCATACAGGCGATTTTTTGTGATTTTGACAAAGATGGCCTGGTCGATATGTACCTGGTCAATCAGCCACCAAGTATTCCCGGGGTGGGTGGCCAATTAGACAAATCCATGGCTTCCAACAGGTTATTCAGCGATAAGTTGTATAAAAATACGGGGAACGGGAAGTTTATAGACATCACAGACAGTGCAAAACTTAGAAACTTCGCCTTTGGGCTTTCCGCATCTGTTGGCGATTTTAATAACGACTCCTGGATGGATATTTACGTCACAAACGATTTTGATGTGCCCGACCATGTTTACATCAACCAAAAAGATGGCACCTTTATCGATCAGGTATATGAAACTACAAAACATATTTCCAACTTCAGCATGGGCAGTGATGTGGCTGATTATGACAATGACGGCTTTTTGGATGTGCTAGTGGTCGATATGGTGGCTGAAGACCATAAAAGGATAAAGACCCACATGGGAGCGATGAAACCAGAAGCATTCTGGAACCAGGTAAAGACAGGGGGACACTACCAATACATGTTTAATACCCTCCAACGAAACAATGGCAACGGTACCTTTAGTGACCTGGCTCAATTAGCAGGTGTTTCCAATACCGACTGGAGCTGGGCTCCTTTATTCGCCGATTTCGATAATGATGGCTACAAAGATATTTTTGTTTCAAATGGGGTCAAAAACAACAGCCGTTACAGTGATCTTCAGGCCAAGTATGATCATTTGCTGGATAGCTTAAACCGGGTAGCACAAAAACTGGGCAAAGCCCCCGAAGAAGTTATTGATGTCATGGAATTTGTCAAACTGGCGCCGAGCGACAAGTTGGCCAACTATATTTACAAAAACAATGGAGATTATACCTTCAAGAAAATGGTCGATGAATGGGGCCTGGACTTGCCCACCTTATCCAATGGCGCCGCTTATGCCGACCTTGATATGGATGGTGATTTGGACCTCGTCATCAACAATATGGATGAAAAAGCCTTGCTCTACAAAAACAATGCCGTAGAAAATCGGGAGGGCAACTACCTTCGGTTTAAACTGAATACCTCGAATAATGAAAGCAGCTATGGAACAACGGTCACCCTGTATCGGGATAACAAATTCTGGCAGCTTATTCAAGTGTCCAATGCAAGAGGTTTTATGTCTAAAAGTGAAGACATCGTGCACTTTGGACTAGGCGCAGCAACTACAGTAGAAAAGGCCGTCATTAAATGGCAAGATGGCACGGTCAGCACTTTGGAGAACATCACCGCCAATCAATTATTGGAAGTCAATCAAAGTGAGGCCAAACCGGATCAGGCAACGGCCAATAATACGTCCGAGGTTATTTTCAAACAAGTGTCGGATGTTGTGACTTTAGATAAAACCCTACACAAAGAGAATGAATACGATGATTATGCTCGGGAGGTACTTTTGCCGCACAAAATGTCACAGTTTGGTCCTTGCATCGGTGTAGGTGATGTAAATGGTGATCAAAGAGAAGACTTTTTTATCGGGGGCGCTGCCGGTTTTTCGGGTACTTTATATTTGCAAAACAGCAAGGGCGGATTTGACCCCATTGAAAACGGCGCCTGGTCCGAGGACCGTGCCTGTGAAGATATGGGCATAGCGTTTTTTGATGCTGATGGCGACAAAGATCTCGATTTGTTTGTCGTTAGCGGCGGAAATGAATTTGAAGTGGATGATCCGGCATTGCAAGACAGGTTGTACCTCAACAATGGCAAAGGTAAATTTGTAAAAAGCCTGAATGCCCTGCCCGCGTATTTATCGAGTGGTTCGTGCGTAAAACCCAACGATTTTGACAAGGACGGCGATATCGATTTATTTGTGGGCGGAAGATTGATACCAGGGCGATATCCTAACCCAGCCAATAGTTACCTGCTCGAAAACCAAGGGGGCAAGTTTGTGGATGTTACGACAGCCAAAGCCCCTGGCCTTAGCCAACTGGGGATGGTAACCGCTGCTTGTTGGGTAGACCAAAATGGGGATGGCATGGACGATCTGGCCATCGTAGGCGAATGGATGCCAGTCACCCTGTTTTCTCAATCCGCAGGAGGCACCTTTGACAAGGAAGCCATAGAAGGGCTAGAGGAGTCGAATGGCTGGTACTATGCCATATCAGCGGATGATATGGATGGAGATGGCGACCAGGATCTGGTAGTAGGCAACCTTGGGCTGAACTACAAGTACAAAGCCAGCCCAGAAGAACCTTTTGAGGTATACAGCTATGATTTTGATGACAATGGAAGCCTGGACATCGTCTTGAGTTATTATGAACATGGCACGCCCTTCCCCGTCCGTGGCAAAGATTGCTCAACGCAACAAATTCCGTCCCTGAGTAAGGAATTTGATAGCTACGAAAAATTTGGTGAATCCAATTTATTAGATATTTACGGCACAACGCTTAATACAGCCTTAAACCTGCAGGCTAAAACCTTTGCTTCCGCCTATGTTGAAAACCTTGGAAATGGCCGTTTTGATTTCAAGCCCTTGCCCAATTTGGCGCAGGTATCTTCCATTAATAATATCCTGATAAAAGACTACGACCTCGATGGAAACAAAGATTTACTAATCTCAGGAAACTTATACCAATCAGAAATAGAAACGCCTCGCAATGACGCTGGCGTCGGGCTATTGCTAAAAGGGAACGGGAAAGGCGAATTTGTCCCTGCACCACTAGCGGAAAGTGGCTTTTTTGCACCCAATGACGCCAAAGACATGAAATCAATCAAGGTAGGCAAGCGAGAAATTATCCTGGTCGCCAATAATAGTCATGTCCTTCAGACGATAGAATATAGGTAG
- a CDS encoding Txe/YoeB family addiction module toxin encodes MKIEFTEHGWEDFEYWIETDKEIVNKIKELIKSIRQTPFKGLGKPEPLKHSLKGFWSRRITQEHRLVYKITGKKSEDQKCSIIQCRYHYDD; translated from the coding sequence ATGAAGATCGAATTTACAGAACATGGATGGGAAGATTTTGAATATTGGATAGAAACAGATAAAGAAATAGTAAATAAGATAAAGGAATTAATAAAATCGATACGTCAAACACCATTTAAAGGACTAGGGAAGCCAGAACCATTAAAGCATAGTCTGAAAGGTTTTTGGTCAAGAAGAATCACCCAAGAACATAGATTAGTATATAAGATAACAGGGAAGAAAAGTGAAGATCAAAAATGTTCAATAATCCAATGCCGATATCATTATGATGATTGA
- a CDS encoding CRTAC1 family protein has protein sequence MSAKRHWSILKSFILMLLLAGCQGSDEKDQVDNKAYEAKVKPDAATLDMIQKVKAAYSKIDPQNVAYVLNEKRVVQLKEKLDKMEVGAARNVVLYDYGVELLRSGQTDEAIDVFENFYNFFRDKEFPDKMKTMDEFKTQLAISYMRKGEQENCLTNHTNESCIIPISPKAQHTNREGSTKAIEYLKSFLEINPFDYEMQYLLNIAYMTLGGYPDEVPEEFLIPAEYFDQRNFPKFQDIAMDLGVDVNEMSGGICLDDFNQDGFLDIMVSSWGFENQIRYFENDKKGGFTDKTSFTGLVGVTGGLNLKHADYNNDGYLDFIILRGAWLEDFGGIPNSLIRNNGDGTFTDVTVEAGLFSPRPTQTAIWADFNLDGWLDIFIANESSSKGENKCELFLNNTDGTFTDVAQKAGIRATGFFKGVDSGDLNNDGFPDLYISNFNGKNLLYINAGTEGGLSFNLAPDSAGVAGPNESFSTWIFDYNNDGLEDIFVSGYSNAEKSPANILMASIKNPLDYRLEDHQVKLYKNNGDGTFTNISKDAGLREPATTMGCNFGDLDNDGFLDFYLATGDPSFLSIVPNKMYRNIDGNFFEDVTFSGGFGHIQKGHAVGFGDLDMDGDQDIYAVMGGAYEGDTFQNLLFENPMGNKNNWINILLEGRTSNRSAIGAKIIATINEDGKTRKVYHTVGTGASFGGNSLMAEIGLGKATVIDTLEVIWPNQARTSSIFKSVAVNAVIRIIEGENELKPTGLGALTFTKSGHMHHH, from the coding sequence ATGAGCGCAAAAAGACATTGGAGTATTCTTAAATCATTCATCCTGATGCTTTTACTGGCAGGATGTCAAGGTTCTGACGAAAAAGACCAGGTTGACAACAAAGCTTATGAGGCAAAGGTGAAACCCGACGCCGCCACCCTTGATATGATCCAAAAAGTGAAAGCGGCCTATTCGAAAATTGACCCGCAAAACGTGGCCTATGTGTTGAATGAAAAAAGGGTGGTTCAGTTAAAGGAAAAGTTAGATAAAATGGAGGTTGGGGCGGCTAGAAATGTGGTCTTGTATGACTATGGGGTGGAGCTGTTGCGATCAGGGCAAACCGACGAGGCCATCGATGTTTTCGAGAACTTTTATAATTTCTTTCGCGATAAGGAATTTCCGGATAAGATGAAAACGATGGATGAATTCAAGACCCAACTAGCGATCAGTTATATGAGAAAGGGGGAACAAGAGAATTGTCTGACTAATCACACCAATGAGTCTTGTATTATTCCTATCTCTCCCAAGGCCCAGCATACGAATCGGGAAGGCTCAACCAAGGCCATTGAATACCTAAAGTCATTTCTGGAAATTAATCCCTTTGATTATGAGATGCAGTATTTATTGAATATTGCTTATATGACCTTAGGCGGTTATCCTGATGAGGTGCCGGAGGAATTTCTTATTCCAGCGGAATATTTTGACCAGCGGAATTTCCCAAAATTTCAGGATATAGCCATGGATTTAGGGGTAGATGTGAATGAGATGTCTGGAGGGATTTGCCTGGATGATTTCAACCAGGATGGTTTTCTTGATATCATGGTTTCCTCCTGGGGCTTTGAGAACCAAATCCGATATTTTGAAAATGATAAGAAAGGTGGATTTACCGACAAAACATCCTTTACTGGCTTGGTGGGGGTTACGGGAGGTTTGAATCTGAAACATGCAGATTACAATAATGATGGCTATTTGGATTTTATTATACTGCGAGGAGCCTGGCTGGAGGATTTTGGTGGAATACCTAATTCGCTGATCCGGAATAACGGTGATGGTACCTTCACTGATGTGACGGTGGAGGCCGGACTTTTTTCCCCACGGCCCACCCAGACCGCCATTTGGGCTGATTTCAACTTAGATGGGTGGCTGGATATTTTCATTGCCAATGAATCCTCCTCCAAAGGTGAAAACAAGTGCGAGCTTTTTCTCAATAATACAGATGGCACCTTCACAGATGTGGCACAGAAAGCAGGCATCAGAGCGACCGGATTTTTCAAAGGGGTGGACTCCGGTGATCTAAATAATGATGGTTTTCCGGATTTGTACATTTCCAATTTTAATGGAAAAAATTTGTTATATATTAATGCTGGTACCGAAGGTGGTTTGTCCTTTAATTTGGCTCCTGATAGTGCTGGGGTAGCTGGGCCCAATGAAAGTTTTTCCACCTGGATATTCGATTACAACAATGATGGCCTGGAAGATATTTTTGTCTCGGGCTATTCTAATGCTGAAAAATCGCCCGCAAACATCTTGATGGCGAGCATCAAGAATCCGCTTGATTACCGCCTGGAAGACCACCAAGTTAAACTGTATAAAAATAATGGAGATGGTACCTTTACCAATATTTCAAAAGATGCGGGCTTAAGGGAACCAGCCACTACGATGGGCTGTAACTTCGGTGATCTGGACAATGATGGGTTTCTCGATTTTTACCTGGCTACTGGCGATCCGAGCTTTCTCTCGATTGTCCCCAACAAGATGTATCGAAATATCGATGGAAATTTCTTCGAAGACGTAACCTTCAGTGGTGGATTTGGGCATATTCAAAAAGGCCATGCCGTAGGATTTGGGGATTTGGACATGGATGGCGACCAGGATATTTATGCGGTAATGGGGGGGGCCTATGAAGGGGATACTTTTCAAAATTTATTGTTCGAAAACCCCATGGGCAACAAAAACAATTGGATAAATATCCTGTTGGAGGGGCGTACAAGTAATCGCTCGGCGATCGGTGCAAAGATAATAGCCACCATCAATGAAGATGGGAAAACCAGAAAAGTGTACCACACCGTAGGTACCGGCGCTAGCTTTGGCGGGAATAGCTTGATGGCCGAAATCGGCTTGGGCAAAGCCACGGTGATAGATACCCTTGAAGTTATTTGGCCTAATCAGGCCAGAACCTCCTCTATTTTTAAGTCTGTAGCAGTAAATGCGGTGATTAGAATTATAGAAGGTGAAAATGAGCTTAAACCGACGGGCCTGGGTGCCTTAACTTTTACAAAATCAGGGCATATGCATCATCATTAA